Proteins co-encoded in one Bradyrhizobium sp. 170 genomic window:
- the fba gene encoding class II fructose-bisphosphate aldolase (catalyzes the reversible aldol condensation of dihydroxyacetonephosphate and glyceraldehyde 3-phosphate in the Calvin cycle, glycolysis, and/or gluconeogenesis) — MARITLRQLLDHAAEHDYGVPAFNINNMEQALAIMEAASSLDAPVIIQASRGARSYANDVMLKHMMDAVTEIYPQIPVCVHLDHGNEPATCMTAIQAGFTSVMMDGSLKADGKTPGDWDYNVGVTKTVTDMAHLGGISVEGELGVLGSLETGMGDKEDGHGAEGKLSHDQLLTNPDEAVKFVKETRVDALAIAMGTSHGAYKFTRKPDGDILAMNVIEEIHRKLPNTHLVMHGSSSVPQDLQEIINANGGKMKPTWGVPVSEIQRGIKNGVRKINIDTDNRMAMTGQIRKVLKDNPEEFDPRKYLKPAMEAMAKLCKQRLQEFNTAGQASKIKKVLTTAEMAKRYTKGELDPRVA; from the coding sequence ATGGCTCGCATTACCTTGCGTCAACTGCTCGATCATGCGGCAGAGCACGATTACGGGGTGCCGGCGTTCAACATCAACAATATGGAGCAGGCGCTGGCCATCATGGAGGCCGCCTCTTCGCTCGATGCCCCCGTCATCATCCAGGCCTCGCGCGGCGCGCGCTCCTACGCCAATGACGTGATGCTCAAGCACATGATGGACGCGGTGACCGAAATCTATCCGCAGATCCCGGTCTGCGTGCATCTCGACCACGGCAACGAACCCGCCACCTGCATGACCGCGATCCAGGCCGGCTTCACCTCCGTCATGATGGACGGCTCGCTGAAGGCCGACGGCAAGACCCCGGGCGATTGGGACTATAACGTCGGCGTGACCAAGACCGTCACCGACATGGCCCATCTCGGCGGCATCTCGGTGGAAGGCGAACTCGGCGTGCTCGGTTCGCTGGAGACCGGCATGGGCGACAAGGAAGACGGTCACGGCGCCGAAGGCAAGCTGTCGCACGACCAGTTGCTCACCAACCCCGACGAAGCCGTAAAGTTCGTCAAGGAGACCAGGGTCGACGCGCTGGCGATTGCGATGGGCACTTCGCACGGCGCCTACAAGTTCACCCGCAAGCCGGACGGGGATATCCTCGCCATGAACGTGATCGAGGAGATCCACCGCAAGCTGCCGAACACGCATCTCGTGATGCACGGTTCGTCCTCGGTGCCGCAGGATCTGCAGGAGATCATCAACGCCAATGGCGGCAAGATGAAACCGACCTGGGGCGTGCCGGTGTCCGAAATTCAGCGCGGCATCAAGAACGGCGTGCGCAAGATCAACATCGACACCGATAACCGCATGGCGATGACCGGGCAGATCCGCAAAGTGCTGAAGGACAATCCGGAAGAGTTCGATCCGCGCAAATATCTGAAGCCGGCGATGGAAGCGATGGCCAAGCTGTGCAAGCAGCGGCTGCAGGAATTCAATACCGCAGGCCAGGCCAGCAAGATCAAGAAGGTGCTGACGACGGCCGAAATGGCCAAGCGCTATACAAAGGGTGAACTGGACCCGCGGGTTGCCTGA
- a CDS encoding phosphoglycerate kinase gives MTKTFRTLDDVDVKGKRVLLRVDLNVPMESGRVSDATRLERVAPTITEISDKGGKVVLLAHFGRPKGRDAKDSLKPVATALGQVIKKPVAFADDCIGEAAAKAVAAMKDGDVLCLENTRFHNEEEKNDPAFVAELAKLGDIWVNDAFSAAHRAHATTEGLGHKLPAYAGRTMQAELDALAKALEAPTKPVIAIIGGAKVSTKIDLLENLVSKVDALVIGGGMANTFLHAQGVGVGKSLAEKDLAATALRIMEKAEAANCAIILPVDAVVAYHFAANSPSHAYGLDAIPADGMILDVGPQSTARIHAAIDDAKTLVWNGPLGAFEMTPFDRGTMVAAKHAAERTKAKKLISVAGGGDTVAALNQAGVSGDFSYVSTAGGAFLEWMEGKPLPGVEVLKQR, from the coding sequence ATGACAAAAACATTCCGCACCCTCGATGACGTCGACGTAAAGGGCAAGCGCGTCCTGCTACGCGTCGACCTCAACGTGCCCATGGAGAGCGGCCGCGTCAGCGATGCCACGCGGCTCGAGCGCGTCGCGCCGACCATTACCGAGATTTCCGACAAGGGCGGCAAGGTCGTCCTGCTCGCCCATTTCGGCCGGCCGAAGGGGCGCGATGCCAAGGATTCGCTCAAGCCCGTTGCCACAGCACTCGGGCAGGTCATCAAGAAGCCGGTCGCCTTCGCGGATGACTGCATCGGCGAGGCTGCAGCCAAGGCGGTGGCTGCGATGAAGGACGGCGACGTCCTCTGCCTGGAGAACACCCGCTTCCATAACGAAGAGGAAAAGAACGATCCGGCCTTCGTCGCGGAGCTGGCAAAGCTCGGCGACATCTGGGTCAACGACGCCTTCTCGGCCGCGCACCGCGCGCATGCCACGACCGAAGGCCTCGGCCACAAGCTGCCCGCCTATGCCGGCCGCACCATGCAGGCCGAGCTCGACGCGTTGGCTAAGGCGCTGGAAGCGCCGACCAAGCCGGTCATCGCGATCATCGGCGGCGCCAAGGTCTCCACCAAGATCGACCTCCTCGAAAACCTCGTCAGCAAGGTCGACGCGCTGGTGATCGGCGGCGGCATGGCCAACACCTTCCTGCACGCGCAGGGCGTCGGCGTCGGCAAGTCGCTGGCGGAGAAGGATCTCGCCGCCACCGCGCTGCGCATCATGGAAAAGGCGGAGGCTGCGAACTGCGCCATCATCCTCCCCGTCGACGCGGTGGTTGCCTATCACTTCGCGGCCAACTCGCCCTCGCACGCCTATGGGCTCGACGCCATTCCGGCCGACGGCATGATCCTCGACGTCGGCCCGCAATCGACCGCGCGGATTCACGCCGCGATCGACGACGCCAAGACGCTGGTCTGGAACGGCCCGCTCGGCGCGTTCGAGATGACGCCGTTCGACCGCGGCACGATGGTTGCGGCCAAGCACGCGGCAGAGCGGACCAAGGCGAAGAAACTGATTTCGGTTGCGGGTGGCGGCGACACCGTCGCGGCGCTGAACCAAGCCGGCGTATCAGGCGATTTTTCCTATGTTTCGACGGCCGGCGGCGCGTTTCTCGAATGGATGGAAGGCAAACCGCTGCCCGGCGTGGAAGTTCTGAAGCAGCGTTAA
- the gap gene encoding type I glyceraldehyde-3-phosphate dehydrogenase, giving the protein MAVRVAINGFGRIGRNILRAIAESGRKDIEVVGINDLGPVETNAHLLRFDSVHGRFPGIVTVDGDSISVGNGKIKVSAERDPSKLPWKELGVDIAMECTGIFSAKAKAVAHLTAGAKRVLVSAPSDGADATIVYGVNHDKLTKDHLVVSNGSCTTNCLAPVAKVLNDTVGIETGFMTTIHAYTGDQPTLDTLHSDLYRGRAAAMSMIPTSTGAAKAIGLVLPELQGKLDGVAIRVPTPNVSVVDLKIVAQRKTDVKEINEAMKRASEQQMKGILGYTTAPNVSIDFNHDPHSSTFHMDQTKVQNGTLVRVMSWYDNEWGFSNRMSDTAVAMGKLL; this is encoded by the coding sequence ATGGCAGTCCGGGTCGCGATCAACGGATTTGGCCGCATCGGCCGCAATATCTTGCGGGCCATCGCGGAATCCGGCCGCAAGGATATCGAAGTGGTCGGGATCAACGATCTCGGCCCGGTCGAGACCAACGCCCATCTGCTGCGCTTCGATTCCGTGCATGGCCGGTTCCCCGGCATCGTCACCGTCGACGGCGACTCGATCAGCGTCGGCAATGGCAAGATCAAGGTTTCCGCCGAGCGCGACCCCTCGAAGCTGCCGTGGAAAGAACTCGGCGTCGACATCGCGATGGAATGCACGGGTATCTTCAGCGCCAAGGCCAAGGCCGTTGCGCACCTGACCGCCGGCGCCAAGCGCGTGCTGGTCTCCGCTCCCTCCGACGGCGCGGATGCGACCATCGTCTACGGCGTCAACCACGACAAGCTGACCAAGGATCACCTGGTCGTCTCCAACGGCTCCTGCACCACCAACTGCCTGGCCCCGGTCGCCAAGGTGCTGAACGACACCGTCGGCATCGAGACCGGCTTCATGACCACGATCCACGCCTATACCGGCGACCAGCCGACGCTCGACACCCTGCACAGCGACCTCTATCGCGGCCGCGCCGCGGCGATGTCGATGATCCCGACCTCTACCGGTGCGGCCAAGGCGATCGGCCTGGTGCTGCCGGAATTGCAGGGCAAGCTCGACGGCGTCGCGATCCGCGTGCCGACCCCGAACGTCTCGGTGGTCGACCTCAAGATCGTCGCGCAGCGCAAGACCGACGTGAAGGAAATCAACGAAGCGATGAAGCGCGCTTCGGAACAGCAGATGAAGGGCATCCTCGGCTACACCACCGCGCCCAACGTCTCGATCGACTTCAACCACGATCCGCACTCGTCCACGTTTCACATGGACCAGACCAAGGTGCAGAACGGCACGCTGGTGCGCGTGATGTCCTGGTACGACAATGAATGGGGTTTCTCCAACCGCATGTCGGACACCGCCGTGGCGATGGGGAAGCTTCTGTAA
- the tkt gene encoding transketolase has product MTQVDHTRMANAIRGLAMDAVEKAKSGHPGLPMGAADVATVLFTQFLKFDATAPAWPDRDRFVLSAGHGSMLLYALLYLTGNKDMTLDQIRNFRQLGSRTPGHPENFETSGVETTTGPLGQGIATAVGMALAEKMLVAEFGKKVVGHHTYVLASDGDLMEGVSQEAIAMAGHWKLNKMIVLYDDNGISIDGPTSLADSVDQVKRFKSAGWAAELIDGHDPKAIAAAITRAQKSNKPSLIACKTTIGYGAPTRAGTAKAHGEALGADELKGAKEKLGISLEAFSVPDDVLKAWREAGSRGTAAREEWQARFDELGSRKRAEFERRMRHERPASLAKALRAHKKALLETPQNVATRKSSESAIEAIASAMPMEFLAGSADLTGSNNNKAKSAVAFSAKTPKGRFIHYGIREHGMAAAMNGIFLHGGFAPNGATFLVFTDYARPAMRLAALMGAGVVYVMTHDSIGLGEDGPTHQPVEHLAALRAIPNMRVFRPCDAVEVTECWELALNRVDGPTVLALTRQNLPQLRTNAPNDNPCAHGAYELVAAQGDAKVSLFASGSEVEIAVAAQKQLAERGIASRVVSVPSLELLLAQPADRRKAIIGNAPVKIAIEAAVRWGWDAVIGPDGEFVGMHGFGASAPAKDLFKHFGITAEAVVNAALKRLG; this is encoded by the coding sequence ATGACGCAGGTCGATCATACCCGTATGGCCAATGCGATTCGCGGGCTTGCCATGGATGCCGTCGAAAAGGCGAAATCCGGCCATCCCGGCTTGCCGATGGGCGCCGCCGACGTCGCGACCGTGCTGTTCACACAGTTCCTCAAATTCGATGCGACGGCTCCGGCCTGGCCGGACCGCGACCGCTTCGTGCTCTCGGCCGGACACGGTTCGATGCTGCTCTACGCCTTGCTCTACCTCACCGGCAACAAGGACATGACGCTCGACCAGATCAGGAATTTCCGTCAGCTCGGCTCCAGGACGCCGGGACACCCCGAGAATTTCGAGACCAGCGGCGTCGAGACCACCACCGGCCCGCTCGGCCAGGGCATCGCCACCGCGGTCGGCATGGCGCTGGCGGAGAAGATGCTGGTCGCCGAGTTCGGCAAGAAGGTGGTCGGCCACCACACCTACGTGCTCGCTTCCGACGGCGACCTGATGGAAGGCGTGTCGCAGGAAGCGATCGCGATGGCCGGCCACTGGAAGCTCAACAAGATGATCGTGCTGTATGACGACAACGGCATCTCGATCGACGGCCCGACGTCGCTTGCCGATTCGGTCGACCAGGTGAAGCGATTCAAGTCCGCCGGCTGGGCGGCTGAACTGATCGACGGGCATGATCCGAAGGCGATCGCGGCCGCGATCACCCGCGCGCAAAAATCCAACAAGCCGTCGCTGATCGCCTGCAAGACCACCATCGGCTACGGCGCGCCGACGCGGGCCGGCACGGCGAAAGCCCATGGCGAGGCGCTCGGCGCCGACGAGCTCAAGGGCGCCAAGGAAAAGCTCGGCATCTCGCTCGAAGCCTTTTCGGTGCCGGACGATGTGTTGAAGGCATGGCGTGAGGCCGGCAGCCGCGGCACTGCCGCGCGCGAGGAATGGCAAGCCCGCTTCGACGAGCTCGGCAGTCGCAAGCGTGCCGAGTTCGAACGGCGGATGCGGCACGAACGGCCGGCTTCGCTGGCGAAGGCGCTGCGCGCCCACAAGAAGGCGCTGCTGGAAACGCCGCAGAATGTCGCCACGCGGAAATCCTCCGAATCCGCGATCGAGGCGATCGCATCAGCGATGCCGATGGAATTTTTGGCCGGCTCCGCCGACCTCACCGGCTCCAACAACAACAAAGCGAAATCGGCAGTAGCGTTCTCCGCCAAGACGCCGAAGGGCCGCTTCATCCATTACGGCATCCGCGAGCACGGCATGGCCGCGGCGATGAACGGCATCTTCCTGCATGGCGGTTTTGCGCCGAACGGCGCGACCTTCCTGGTGTTCACGGACTACGCGCGCCCGGCGATGCGGCTCGCCGCGCTGATGGGCGCGGGCGTCGTCTACGTGATGACCCATGATTCAATCGGGCTCGGCGAGGACGGCCCGACGCATCAGCCGGTGGAACACCTCGCCGCGCTACGTGCGATTCCCAACATGCGCGTGTTCCGGCCCTGCGACGCCGTCGAGGTAACGGAATGCTGGGAACTGGCGCTGAACCGTGTCGACGGTCCGACGGTGTTGGCGCTGACCCGCCAGAACCTGCCGCAACTCCGAACCAATGCGCCGAACGATAACCCTTGCGCGCATGGCGCCTATGAGCTGGTCGCGGCGCAGGGCGACGCCAAGGTGTCGCTGTTCGCCTCGGGCTCCGAGGTCGAGATCGCGGTGGCCGCCCAGAAGCAGCTGGCGGAACGCGGCATCGCGTCGCGGGTGGTCTCGGTGCCCTCGCTCGAATTGCTGCTGGCGCAGCCGGCGGACCGGCGGAAGGCCATCATCGGCAACGCCCCGGTCAAGATCGCCATCGAGGCCGCGGTACGCTGGGGCTGGGATGCCGTGATCGGCCCGGATGGTGAATTCGTGGGCATGCACGGTTTCGGCGCCAGCGCGCCCGCCAAGGACCTTTTCAAGCACTTCGGAATTACCGCCGAGGCCGTCGTTAACGCTGCCCTGAAGCGCTTGGGCTGA
- a CDS encoding DUF4164 domain-containing protein, whose product MSDRHSNGAGNAEPVYADIDVATRRLMMALDALEAAAERRRDADRDENELASRIQALGADRSRLADELDGSLVKTRRLERTNREVSEKLDVAIGTIRAVLDAGESE is encoded by the coding sequence ATGAGCGATCGTCACAGCAACGGGGCCGGCAATGCCGAGCCGGTCTATGCCGACATCGACGTCGCCACGCGGCGCCTGATGATGGCGCTCGATGCGCTCGAGGCCGCGGCGGAGCGGCGGCGCGACGCCGACCGCGACGAGAACGAACTGGCGAGCCGGATCCAGGCGCTTGGCGCCGATCGCTCGCGGCTCGCCGACGAACTCGACGGCTCGCTGGTGAAGACGCGGCGGCTGGAGCGCACCAATCGCGAGGTATCAGAAAAACTGGATGTCGCGATCGGCACCATCCGCGCGGTGCTCGATGCCGGAGAGAGCGAATGA
- a CDS encoding cell division protein ZapA, with protein sequence MSHINVTINGRQYRMACEEGQEVRLLKLAESLETRVGELRGKFGEIGDARLTVMAALTVCDELLDANARIRALEGELETLRNVRVAASDRAKATQVAVANALNAAADRIEKTTQMLNRTIGSGVAIG encoded by the coding sequence ATGAGCCACATCAACGTCACCATCAATGGCCGGCAGTATCGCATGGCCTGCGAGGAAGGGCAGGAAGTGCGGCTCTTGAAGCTCGCCGAGAGCCTGGAAACGCGGGTCGGCGAGTTGCGCGGCAAGTTCGGCGAGATCGGCGATGCGCGCCTCACGGTGATGGCCGCGCTCACCGTGTGCGATGAACTGCTCGATGCCAACGCGCGCATCCGCGCGCTGGAGGGCGAACTCGAAACCCTGCGCAACGTTCGTGTCGCCGCCTCTGACCGCGCCAAGGCCACCCAGGTCGCGGTCGCCAACGCGCTCAACGCCGCCGCCGACCGCATCGAGAAGACCACACAGATGCTGAACCGCACCATCGGCAGCGGCGTCGCGATCGGGTGA
- a CDS encoding 5-formyltetrahydrofolate cyclo-ligase: MTATLSKADLRTAALAKRDALSDEQRAAAAQAMAKRGVPFTILPGMVVSGYSPIRSEIDPAPLMRKLAEQGAKLALPAVMARGKSLAFRAWSPDDRLMMGPLGILEPSPAAAELIPDVMLVPLAAFDREGHRIGYGAGHYDYTLAHLRKVKAITAVGTAFSLQEIKAVPALPHDVALDYVLTEKKVFDFRS, encoded by the coding sequence ATGACGGCAACCCTGTCCAAAGCCGACCTCCGCACCGCCGCGCTGGCGAAACGCGATGCGTTGAGCGATGAGCAACGCGCCGCCGCGGCGCAGGCGATGGCCAAGCGTGGCGTGCCATTCACGATTCTGCCCGGCATGGTGGTGTCAGGCTATTCGCCGATCCGCAGCGAGATCGATCCCGCGCCCCTGATGCGCAAGCTCGCCGAACAAGGCGCGAAGCTGGCGCTGCCGGCGGTGATGGCGCGCGGCAAATCGCTCGCGTTTCGCGCGTGGTCGCCCGACGACCGGCTGATGATGGGGCCGCTCGGCATCCTCGAGCCGTCGCCGGCCGCCGCCGAACTCATTCCCGATGTCATGCTTGTGCCGCTGGCGGCGTTCGACCGCGAGGGCCACCGCATCGGCTATGGCGCCGGACATTACGACTATACGCTCGCCCATTTGCGTAAAGTGAAAGCCATCACGGCGGTCGGCACCGCCTTTTCGTTGCAGGAAATAAAAGCCGTTCCCGCGCTGCCGCACGACGTGGCGCTGGATTATGTGCTAACGGAAAAGAAAGTGTTCGATTTCCGGAGCTGA
- a CDS encoding TIGR00282 family metallophosphoesterase gives MRILFVGDVVGRAGRAAIAEYLPGMVRDWALDLVVVNGENSAGGFGITEAIYQEFLDAGADAVTLGNHAWDQREALVFIERAPKLIRPANYPKGTPGRGAALVDTKNGKRALVINAIGRVFMTPFDDPFATLNRELEACPLREAADAIVVDFHGEASSEKQGIGFFCDGRASLVVGTHTHVPTADHQILAGGTAYMTDAGMTGDYDSIIGMQKEEPLRRFTTGIPSGRFEPAAGVATLSGVAVETDDSTGLALRVAPVRKGGRLEPAVPGFWV, from the coding sequence TTGCGTATTCTCTTCGTTGGCGACGTGGTCGGCCGGGCAGGCCGCGCCGCGATCGCGGAATATCTGCCTGGCATGGTCCGTGACTGGGCCCTCGACCTCGTCGTCGTCAACGGCGAGAATTCCGCCGGCGGTTTCGGCATCACCGAGGCGATCTATCAGGAATTCCTCGACGCCGGCGCCGATGCCGTAACCCTCGGCAATCACGCCTGGGATCAGCGCGAGGCGCTGGTGTTCATCGAGCGCGCGCCAAAACTGATCCGCCCCGCGAACTACCCAAAAGGCACGCCGGGCCGCGGCGCGGCGCTGGTCGATACCAAGAACGGCAAACGCGCGCTTGTTATCAACGCCATCGGCCGCGTCTTCATGACGCCGTTCGACGACCCCTTCGCGACGCTCAACCGCGAACTCGAAGCCTGTCCGCTGCGCGAGGCGGCGGATGCGATCGTGGTCGATTTCCACGGCGAGGCGTCGAGCGAGAAACAGGGCATCGGCTTCTTCTGCGACGGCCGCGCCAGCCTCGTCGTCGGCACCCACACCCATGTGCCGACCGCCGATCACCAGATCCTGGCCGGCGGCACCGCCTACATGACCGATGCCGGCATGACCGGCGACTATGATTCCATCATCGGCATGCAGAAGGAAGAGCCGCTGCGGCGCTTCACGACGGGCATTCCCTCAGGGCGCTTCGAACCGGCGGCCGGCGTGGCGACACTCAGCGGCGTTGCGGTCGAGACCGATGATTCCACCGGCCTCGCGCTGCGCGTCGCGCCGGTGCGGAAAGGCGGAAGGCTCGAGCCGGCGGTGCCGGGGTTTTGGGTCTGA
- a CDS encoding methyl-accepting chemotaxis protein, with translation MSFVQRAVLDTQSNQTLAERLIDQLADRIGGLGVELADIAGNVQEVASRVANQSERFHHLQKTAQTMVSANRDIANASQAVQSTTSAAVVEIVQSRSAVDTAVKHIAELVEAVGRIEARLSAVGSALSQVAKVSGSIEAIAKQTNLLALNATIEAARAGTAGRGFAVVASEVKSLAEGTRQATQQISDTMRDLDGQIGSLIGESSDASLRAKSAGEGAQQISGIIARVHQGIASVGQEIDGVARAATSNLGHCDTVITELSELAKGVDLSSRDLKHADDRAAKLLETSEDLIAQIAGSGVETSDAPLIRVVVDTAKRISAEFEAAIDRGEITVDQLMDEKYREIARTDPKQYLTDYVAFTDRALPSIQDPIQKSDPRIVFCVAWAKGGYLPTHNPNYRLPQGPDPVWNNANCRNRRLFNDRAVKKVAANTKPFLLQTYRRDMGGGNFVLMKDLSSPIFIGGRHWGAFRMGFRQS, from the coding sequence ATGTCCTTTGTGCAGCGTGCAGTCCTGGACACTCAATCCAACCAGACACTGGCCGAACGACTCATTGACCAGCTTGCCGACCGCATCGGCGGGCTCGGCGTGGAACTTGCCGATATCGCCGGCAACGTCCAGGAGGTCGCAAGCCGCGTCGCGAACCAGTCGGAGCGGTTCCACCACTTGCAGAAGACGGCCCAGACGATGGTCTCGGCCAACCGCGACATCGCTAATGCATCGCAGGCGGTGCAATCGACCACGTCCGCAGCCGTCGTAGAGATCGTTCAGTCGCGCAGCGCGGTGGATACGGCCGTCAAGCACATCGCCGAACTCGTCGAAGCGGTCGGCCGCATCGAGGCCCGGCTCAGCGCCGTCGGCTCCGCCCTCTCGCAGGTTGCAAAAGTTTCCGGCTCGATCGAGGCGATTGCGAAGCAGACTAACCTGCTCGCGCTCAATGCCACGATCGAGGCGGCGCGCGCCGGAACCGCCGGCCGCGGCTTTGCCGTGGTCGCGAGCGAAGTGAAGAGCCTGGCGGAGGGAACTCGCCAGGCCACGCAGCAGATTTCCGATACCATGCGCGATCTCGACGGCCAGATCGGCAGCCTGATCGGCGAGAGCAGCGACGCCTCACTCCGCGCCAAGAGCGCCGGTGAAGGCGCACAGCAGATCAGCGGCATCATCGCGCGCGTTCACCAGGGCATCGCGTCCGTAGGTCAGGAGATCGACGGCGTCGCCAGGGCCGCGACGTCCAATCTCGGCCATTGCGACACCGTTATCACCGAGCTCAGCGAGCTCGCCAAGGGCGTCGACCTCTCCTCGCGCGATCTCAAGCACGCGGACGACCGAGCGGCAAAGCTGCTCGAAACGTCCGAAGACCTGATCGCGCAGATCGCCGGCAGCGGCGTCGAGACTTCGGATGCACCGCTGATCCGCGTCGTCGTCGACACCGCGAAGCGCATCTCGGCCGAGTTCGAGGCCGCGATCGACCGCGGCGAGATCACGGTCGACCAGTTGATGGACGAGAAGTACCGCGAAATCGCACGTACCGATCCGAAGCAATATCTGACCGACTATGTCGCCTTCACCGACCGCGCCCTGCCTTCCATTCAGGATCCGATCCAGAAGAGCGATCCGCGCATCGTGTTCTGCGTCGCCTGGGCCAAGGGCGGCTATCTGCCGACCCACAATCCGAACTACCGCCTGCCGCAGGGGCCCGACCCCGTCTGGAACAACGCTAATTGCCGCAACCGCCGCCTGTTCAACGACCGCGCGGTGAAGAAGGTGGCGGCGAACACAAAACCGTTCCTGCTGCAGACCTATCGTCGCGACATGGGCGGCGGAAATTTCGTGCTGATGAAGGACCTGTCGTCACCGATCTTCATCGGCGGCCGCCACTGGGGCGCATTCCGCATGGGTTTTCGGCAGAGCTAG
- a CDS encoding methyl-accepting chemotaxis protein: protein MAFGLFKKQVLEAAAPAAEAKVPQAPAAAEAVSTEGDSARAILELLELELGTMIRQLERAANSVAGGAEATAATLSTIRQRTDALTNRTSAAQGTATTFSHAADKFTQSAQGIGSQVRDAGKLADQASDAAREASANVDRLRESSAAIGNVVNLIAQIARQTTLLALNSTIEAARAGEAGRGFAVVATEVKALAVQTQNATEEITKKIEALQRDAAGSVDAVHRISQAIEAIRPVFENVNGAVAEQSATTGEMADNAASASSFIGSVGDSATEIDHATKEAEAHGESVARAGQAVTKFAQKLKARCAVLLRQGDKEGAREDRSKQQKLPCSLKIEITGPRGVMSAAVYEISMDGILVSGTEAEKLAQGQSFDATLQDVGPCRIRIGDRSKAGTHARFERPNAALIEKIEDRLWSIQDDNTEAVTRAMEAGAALKKIFENGIDSGAISMEAVFDTNYVEIPGSNPVQYRTKILDWADRALPPFQEAFLAKDKRMAFCVMIDTNGYLPVHNKIYSHPQRPGDVTWNTANSRNRRIFNDAAGLAAGRNQRAYLIQSYARDMGNGNMVMMREIDVPIRVKGRHWGGFRTAYRL from the coding sequence ATGGCGTTCGGTTTGTTCAAAAAGCAGGTGCTGGAAGCGGCTGCCCCTGCCGCTGAAGCCAAGGTTCCGCAGGCCCCGGCCGCGGCTGAGGCCGTCAGCACCGAGGGCGATTCGGCCAGGGCAATCCTTGAACTGCTGGAACTCGAACTTGGCACGATGATCCGCCAGCTCGAGCGCGCGGCCAATTCGGTCGCCGGCGGTGCCGAGGCGACGGCTGCGACGCTGTCGACCATCCGCCAGCGCACCGATGCCCTGACGAACCGAACCAGCGCCGCACAGGGCACCGCGACGACCTTTTCGCACGCCGCCGACAAGTTCACCCAGTCGGCGCAGGGCATCGGCTCCCAGGTCCGCGACGCCGGCAAGCTTGCCGACCAGGCCAGCGACGCCGCCCGCGAAGCCAGCGCCAATGTCGACCGCCTGAGGGAGTCCTCGGCGGCGATCGGCAATGTCGTCAACCTGATCGCGCAGATCGCACGGCAGACCACGCTCCTGGCGCTCAATTCCACCATCGAGGCCGCACGCGCCGGCGAGGCCGGGCGCGGCTTCGCGGTGGTCGCTACCGAGGTGAAGGCGCTCGCGGTGCAAACCCAGAACGCGACTGAAGAGATCACCAAGAAGATCGAGGCGCTGCAGCGCGACGCCGCGGGCTCGGTCGACGCCGTGCATCGCATCTCGCAGGCGATCGAAGCGATCCGCCCGGTGTTCGAGAACGTCAACGGCGCGGTTGCCGAGCAGAGCGCGACGACCGGCGAAATGGCCGACAACGCGGCTTCCGCCTCCAGCTTCATCGGCTCGGTCGGCGACAGCGCCACCGAGATCGATCATGCGACCAAGGAAGCCGAGGCCCATGGCGAAAGCGTCGCCAGGGCCGGACAGGCGGTCACCAAGTTTGCGCAAAAACTCAAGGCGCGCTGTGCGGTGCTGCTGCGCCAGGGGGACAAGGAAGGCGCACGCGAGGATCGCAGCAAGCAGCAAAAGCTGCCCTGCAGCCTCAAGATCGAGATCACCGGCCCGCGCGGCGTGATGTCGGCTGCGGTCTACGAAATCTCGATGGATGGCATTCTGGTCAGCGGGACTGAAGCCGAAAAGCTGGCGCAGGGCCAAAGCTTCGATGCCACGCTGCAGGATGTCGGACCTTGCCGGATCAGGATCGGCGACCGCTCGAAGGCCGGCACACACGCCCGGTTCGAGCGGCCGAACGCCGCGCTGATCGAGAAGATCGAAGACAGGCTGTGGTCGATCCAAGACGACAACACCGAGGCGGTCACCCGCGCGATGGAAGCCGGCGCGGCGCTGAAGAAGATTTTCGAGAACGGTATCGACAGCGGCGCCATCTCGATGGAAGCCGTGTTCGACACCAACTATGTCGAGATACCGGGCAGTAACCCGGTGCAGTACCGCACCAAAATCCTGGACTGGGCCGACCGCGCGCTGCCGCCGTTCCAGGAAGCGTTCCTCGCCAAGGACAAGCGGATGGCGTTCTGCGTTATGATCGACACCAACGGCTACCTGCCTGTTCATAACAAGATCTATTCGCACCCGCAGCGGCCGGGTGACGTCACCTGGAATACCGCCAACAGCCGCAACCGCCGCATCTTCAATGATGCGGCAGGCCTTGCCGCCGGGCGCAACCAGCGCGCCTATCTGATCCAGAGCTACGCCCGCGACATGGGCAACGGCAACATGGTGATGATGCGCGAGATCGACGTGCCGATCCGCGTCAAAGGCCGCCACTGGGGCGGCTTCCGCACGGCCTACCGGCTCTAG